The window AAAGGCAGCCGAGGAATATAAAAAATACCGCAAGCGTATTGCCGATCTGCCGACCCCTGCAGAACGCGATTATCTGGAAAGCATCAAAGAAGCGCAGAAGAAGTTGAAAGCTAAGCCTGGGGCTGATCGGCTGTGAGGTGTAGGTTAGGGGATGTTTGTGAAATAACGCCTAATAATCGGATATTTGTCGGCGAGTACCGTAATTTCGGCGCTCCTTTTTATCGAGGCAAAGCGGTACTTGAAAAACAAGCGGGTAAAGCCGTTTCAAACGAGTTACTCATAGAAGAACAACGATATAATGAAATAAAAAACAGGCATGGCGTGTCAAGCCCCCGTGTAAACTGGTCCATGTTTACTGAGAGTTTCCCATCTGCCCTGCGGGCAAAAAAAATGCAAGATAAAGGAAGAGAAGCGTAATGCAGTCTATTTGTGTATATGCGGCAAGCAGTGAATCACTGCCGGAAGCCTATAGGGTTGAAGCGCGGCGTTTGGGTACGTTAATCGCGGAACATGGACATCAGCTCATTTACGGCGGTGGGAATGTAGGGCTCATGGGCGAATGTGCGCGCGCCGTACATCAACACGGCGGCGGCCGTGTGGTCGGTGTGATCACGGACAAGTTGGTGGATCTGGAATTGGCCTATCGTGAGGCCGATGAGCTGATCATTACCGATACGATGAGCGAACGGAAAGCCAAAATGGAATCGCTGGCGGACGCCTTCATTACCTTGCCCGGCGGTTTCGGGACTCTTGATGAGGTGATGGATATTCTCGTGCTGCGACAGCTTTGGTACCATGCCAAACCCTGCGTTTTCCTCAACATTAACGGCGTCTTCGACCATCTCTTTCTATTCTTTGATCGGCTTATCGCAGATTCGTTGATCAGTGAACGACACCTTGCCTTTTATCATGTATGCGATACGGCCGAGGCCGCCTATGACTATCTGTTGGCGCACACACCGGGACCCGCCCATGAACCTTGGTTTTGACGGACGGCTGCCCTTATCTTGAGGACATTTCATGCTGTAACAGTCTGGAACGGTAATCCTTGCGTTCAGACAGGGATCTCAAGAATTTAGGGTCTTGGGGAAAGCCCAAATTATTTTTTATGATGACCCGTTTACGGCGTGCTTCATTGGAAATGGATACCTTGCCATTGACCAGATTATCGGTAATGATCGCCCGTTCCACTTTCGGGCCCAAATGTACCTGCGGCTTATTTTCCATAAATTCATTGCCATTCAACAGGATCGAACCGCCGAGCACATCAATGGACGGCAAGGGCAAGGTGTTGTAGCCCTCAGCCTTTTCTTCGTAGCCCCACTG of the Candidatus Hydrogenedentota bacterium genome contains:
- a CDS encoding TIGR00730 family Rossman fold protein translates to MQSICVYAASSESLPEAYRVEARRLGTLIAEHGHQLIYGGGNVGLMGECARAVHQHGGGRVVGVITDKLVDLELAYREADELIITDTMSERKAKMESLADAFITLPGGFGTLDEVMDILVLRQLWYHAKPCVFLNINGVFDHLFLFFDRLIADSLISERHLAFYHVCDTAEAAYDYLLAHTPGPAHEPWF